From Burkholderia cenocepacia, the proteins below share one genomic window:
- a CDS encoding MBL fold metallo-hydrolase, whose amino-acid sequence MASPLVLIHRILGFAAARRGRTLSGSSPQHNGERFANVAPRPAEGLGKTLGIAWNMLVNKPRHTVPAGALPVDSLTRAELDAAPDRSLYRLGHSTLLLKLRGEFWLTDPVFAERASPFRRIGPKRFHAPPIALEDLPPLRGVILSHDHYDHLDRDTVLALAATTDVFVTTLGVGDRLIEWGIDANKVRQLDWWQSIDVAGLTLTATPAQHFSGRSLFDGNSTLWASWVIVDDDLRVFFSGDTGYFDGFRKIGERLGPFDVTLIETGAYDAQWPYVHMQPEETVQAHIDLRGRWLMPIHNGTFDLAMHRWQEPFERVTALALVRGIELSTPRMGERLDLDAPHRGERWWRTVDERAATPAAKSRRWQLCASQATK is encoded by the coding sequence ATGGCATCGCCTCTCGTTTTGATTCATCGCATTCTGGGTTTCGCGGCCGCCCGACGCGGCCGGACGCTCTCCGGCAGTTCGCCGCAGCACAACGGCGAGCGCTTTGCCAATGTCGCGCCGCGCCCCGCCGAAGGATTGGGCAAGACGCTGGGAATCGCCTGGAACATGCTGGTCAACAAGCCGCGTCATACCGTGCCCGCCGGCGCGTTGCCCGTCGATTCGCTGACCCGCGCGGAACTCGACGCGGCACCCGATCGCAGCCTGTATCGGCTCGGCCATTCGACGCTGTTGCTGAAGCTGCGTGGCGAATTCTGGCTGACCGATCCGGTGTTTGCGGAGCGCGCGTCGCCGTTTCGGCGTATCGGCCCCAAGCGCTTTCATGCGCCGCCGATCGCGCTGGAAGATCTTCCGCCGCTGCGCGGCGTGATCCTGTCGCACGATCATTACGATCACCTCGATCGCGACACGGTGCTCGCGCTGGCCGCCACCACCGACGTGTTCGTGACGACGTTGGGCGTCGGCGATCGGCTGATCGAATGGGGTATCGACGCGAACAAGGTCCGCCAGCTCGACTGGTGGCAAAGCATCGATGTGGCCGGGCTGACGCTGACGGCGACGCCAGCCCAGCACTTCTCCGGGCGCAGCTTGTTCGACGGCAACAGTACGCTGTGGGCGTCGTGGGTGATCGTCGACGACGACCTGCGCGTGTTCTTCAGCGGCGATACGGGTTATTTCGACGGCTTCAGGAAGATCGGCGAGCGCCTCGGGCCGTTCGACGTCACGCTGATCGAAACGGGCGCCTATGATGCGCAATGGCCGTACGTTCACATGCAGCCGGAAGAAACCGTGCAGGCGCACATCGATTTGCGCGGGCGCTGGTTGATGCCGATCCACAACGGTACGTTCGACCTCGCGATGCATCGCTGGCAGGAGCCGTTCGAGCGGGTCACGGCGCTGGCGCTCGTGCGCGGTATCGAACTGTCGACGCCCCGAATGGGCGAACGCCTCGATCTCGACGCGCCGCATCGCGGCGAGCGCTGGTGGCGCACGGTCGACGAGCGCGCGGCAACGCCGGCGGCGAAATCGCGACGCTGGCAGCTGTGCGCATCGCAGGCGACGAAATAG
- a CDS encoding AraC family transcriptional regulator, whose protein sequence is MHPASLRYISGQRNDDVAIAAFDQASDRSTGRSRENELRQTLAERVARWTEGVDHLDTAIPNLSFHRREAPTQPMECMVEPSFGLVVQGAKRVMQSGDAYIYDTDRFLITSLDLPGSTQIIEASPDKPFLGLGLKLDFRVMAELMMQVAPDHDDAPAGRGLVVGDMTEPLYDALNRLLALLDDPNAIAVLAPYVEREIYYRLLTSDQGGRLRQIASAGSQCNRVSRAIRWLRAHYDESLRVDDLAAQVQMSSSTFHHHFRQLTGMSPLQYQKWIRLNEARRLMLAERLDAASAAFRVGYASPTQFNREYSRLFGNSPRRDIDSLRGGGDVALSIVASY, encoded by the coding sequence ATGCATCCGGCATCCCTCCGATACATATCCGGCCAACGAAACGATGACGTCGCCATCGCGGCATTCGACCAGGCGAGCGACCGTTCGACCGGTCGCAGCCGCGAGAACGAGCTACGACAGACGCTCGCGGAGCGCGTCGCGAGATGGACCGAAGGAGTCGATCATCTCGACACGGCCATTCCCAACCTGAGCTTTCATCGAAGGGAAGCGCCAACGCAGCCGATGGAATGCATGGTCGAGCCGAGCTTCGGTCTCGTCGTTCAAGGCGCGAAGCGGGTCATGCAGAGCGGCGACGCCTACATCTATGACACGGACCGCTTTCTGATCACGTCACTCGACCTGCCCGGTTCGACGCAGATCATCGAGGCCAGCCCCGACAAACCGTTTCTCGGGCTCGGCCTCAAGCTCGATTTTCGCGTCATGGCCGAATTGATGATGCAAGTCGCGCCGGATCACGACGATGCGCCGGCCGGCCGCGGGCTCGTCGTCGGCGACATGACCGAGCCTCTGTACGACGCGCTGAACCGGTTACTCGCGCTGCTGGACGACCCGAACGCGATTGCCGTTCTCGCACCGTATGTCGAGCGGGAGATTTACTATCGGCTGCTGACGAGCGATCAGGGCGGCCGCCTGCGTCAGATTGCGTCCGCCGGCAGTCAGTGCAACCGCGTGTCACGCGCGATCCGGTGGTTGCGCGCTCACTACGACGAGTCATTGCGTGTCGATGATCTTGCGGCGCAGGTTCAGATGAGCAGCTCGACCTTCCATCACCACTTCCGCCAACTCACCGGCATGAGTCCTCTGCAGTACCAGAAATGGATACGGCTCAACGAGGCACGTCGGCTGATGCTGGCGGAGCGGCTCGACGCCGCGTCGGCGGCGTTCAGGGTCGGGTATGCGAGCCCGACCCAGTTCAACCGGGAATATAGCCGGCTGTTCGGCAACTCTCCGCGAAGGGATATCGATAGCCTGCGAGGTGGCGGGGATGTCGCCTTGTCGATCGTCGCGAGTTACTGA